Proteins encoded within one genomic window of Tabrizicola piscis:
- a CDS encoding DUF1499 domain-containing protein, with translation MGWVIALALVAVIGFAAYVRLAPSDPARWHVPPMAEGAWDDVQAGQGSASLRLSQAVGAPADLLARLDAVALATPRTIRLAGTVAEGRITWVTRSALWGFPDYTTAEVRDDGLYVYARLRFGGADMGVNAARLRDWLEQL, from the coding sequence ATGGGATGGGTCATCGCTCTGGCGCTGGTCGCGGTCATCGGGTTCGCGGCCTATGTCCGGCTTGCGCCCAGCGACCCCGCGCGCTGGCATGTGCCGCCCATGGCCGAGGGCGCCTGGGATGACGTGCAGGCGGGGCAGGGGTCGGCCAGCCTGCGCCTGTCGCAGGCCGTGGGCGCTCCGGCGGATCTTCTGGCCCGTCTGGATGCCGTCGCACTGGCCACGCCGCGGACCATCCGGCTGGCGGGAACGGTGGCCGAGGGGCGGATCACCTGGGTCACGCGCAGCGCGCTTTGGGGCTTTCCCGATTACACCACTGCCGAGGTTCGGGACGACGGGCTTTATGTCTACGCCAGACTGCGCTTTGGCGGCGCGGACATGGGCGTGAACGCAGCGCGCCTGCGGGACTGGCTGGAGCAGCTTTAG